One Phragmites australis chromosome 23, lpPhrAust1.1, whole genome shotgun sequence DNA window includes the following coding sequences:
- the LOC133906034 gene encoding uncharacterized protein LOC133906034, with amino-acid sequence MAGGGWIPRELSLATAAAPGTSAGAGEGRRLRGLSGQRAHRRTVSSLYAELGALLHNLPPTRPASREEIVDAAVAQVKVLEDTAAVLEAWRAVREPRAAEVAVSGATVCFSARLPAPRAGALTRVLEAFHRRGVEVLVATMARHGGGAVVTVTAAATAPEVLEMVRADIARID; translated from the exons ATGGCTGGAGGAGGGTGGATTCCGCGGGAGCTGTCCCTGGCGACAGCGGCGGCGCCAgggacgtcggcgggggcgggAGAGGGCAGGCGACTTCGGGGGTTGTCCGGCCAGCGCGCGCACCGGCGCACCGTGTCCTCGCTTTACGCCGAGCTGGGCGCGCTGCTCCACAACCTCCCTCCCACTCGG CCGGCGAGCCGGGAGGAGATCGTGGACGCGGCGGTGGCGCAGGTTAAGGTGCTGGAGGACACGGCGGCCGTGCTGGAGGCGTGGCGCGCGGTACGGGAGCCTCGGGCTGCTGAGGTCGCCGTGTCCGGCGCGACGGTCTGCTTCTCCGCGCGGCTGCCGGCGCCGAGGGCCGGCGCGCTGACGCGCGTGCTGGAGGCGTTCCACCGGCGCGGGGTGGAGGTCCTGGTGGCGACGATGGCacgccacggcggcggcgctgtGGTCACGGTCACCGCGGCGGCCACGGCGCCGGAGGTCCTGGAGATGGTCAGGGCGGACATCGCCCGCATCGACTGA
- the LOC133905648 gene encoding rRNA-processing protein FYV7, whose product MKRPPSRGDGGGGSDKGKGKGRWGGRRRNEQRLGVGGGGALSLAAFANAKSRSTGYNPALIKKQKEFYRNAKLIGKYKRSKKQQNQTNSRPQLQIREDGGDDAQDAQKPHNKRKKRTAQSLKEEYEKKHAEDEKAKMERNAIIQAKREEREKSEAKRKELREKMFKKTRSGQPVMKYRIEHLLETAIGSSSK is encoded by the exons ATGAAGCGGCCGCCATcacgcggcgacggcggaggaggGTCCGACaaggggaaggggaaagggaggTGGGGTGGGAGGCGGCGGAACGAGCAGCGGCTGGGcgtcggcgggggcggggcGCTCTCCCTCGCCGCCTTCGCCAACGCCAAGTCCAGGAGCACCGGGTACAACCCGGCCCTCATCA AGAAGCAGAAAGAGTTCTACAGGAATGCTAAATTAATTGGCAAGTACAAAAGGTCAAAGAAACAACAAAATCAGACAAACAGTCGTCCACAACTTCAAATCCGTGAG GATGGAGGTGATGATGCTCAAGATGCACAAAAGCCTCATAATAAGAGGAAGAAGCGCACTGCACAAAGCTTGAAGGAAGAGTATGAGAAAAAACATGCAGAGGATGAGAAGGCCAAAATGGAGCGGAATGCGATAATTCAGGCAAAGAGAGAAGAGCGGGAGAAGTCCGAGGCAAAGCGGAAAGAACTGAGGGAGAAGATGTTCAAGAAGACGAGATCCGGCCAACCTGTGATGAAATACAGGATCGAGCATCTCTTGGAGACTGCAATAGGAAGCTCAAGCAAATAA